The window TTAAGATAGAAATTATAAGGAAGTGCTCATTAATGAAAAAATCAAAATTCGATACAATAAAAAAAGTAGTTATTTGGTTAATGCTGATTGCTACGATAGGTTCTGCTGTCATTTCAGTAATTATTGCCGCAATGAATATGTAATAACAAAAACAGTTGATTATCTATTCAACTGTTTTTGTGTATAAAAAATGAGCTAGAAGACTCAGTCCTCTAGCTCATTTTTATTAGCTACTAATAAAGTATTATTGATTACTCCGGCAGTAGGACTCGAACCTACGACATCATGATTAACAGTCATGCGCTACTACCAACTGAGCTATGCCGGATTATGCGTGGTAACGTCCTACTCTCACAGGGGGAAACCCCCAACTACCATCGGCGCTAAGAAGCTTAACTTCTGTGTTCGACATGGGAACAGGTGTATCCTTCTCGCTATCGCCACCACACTTTTTATATTCGAATGAATTCCTTCACTCAAAACTGGATTGAAACAAAACTTGACGCTCCGAAATACAATTTTTGGTTAAGTCCTCGACCGATTAGTATTGGTCCGCTGAATGCATCGCTGCACTTACACTTCCAACCTATCTACCTGATCGTCTCTCAGGGGTCTTACTTTCTTAAAGAAATGGGAAATCTCATCTTGAGGGGGGCTTCACGCTTAGATGCTTTCAGCGTTTATCCCTTCCACACGTAGCTACCCAGCTATGCCCTTGGCAGAACAACTGGTACACCAGCGGTGTGTCCATCCCGGTCCTCTCGTACTAAGGACAGCTCCTCTCAAATTTCCAACGCCCGCGACGGATAGGGACCGAACTGTCTCACGACGTTCTGAACCCAGCTCGCGTGCCGCTTTAATGGGCGAACAGCCCAACCC is drawn from Vagococcus xieshaowenii and contains these coding sequences:
- a CDS encoding DUF4044 domain-containing protein, with amino-acid sequence MKKSKFDTIKKVVIWLMLIATIGSAVISVIIAAMNM